In one window of Nakamurella alba DNA:
- a CDS encoding DUF2127 domain-containing protein, with product MAIDWNLSTCGRSGHATYAPDEPELRARLEADTPAGHAWRCLRCGTFVPGAPAGSGPAAAAPEVPRGRLLRDRRIMRLLAAERLLRALVLLLAGVLVLVFRDRIGALRAGYEKDLGLLAPLAGQLGWNVQDSKVVQLVDRAFTLSPTTLVWVGLALLAYAALLTVESVGLWLVRRWGEYFSVVATGIFLPLEIYELTERVTWLKVLLFLVNLAAVLWLVWSKRLFGARGGGAEYRREHETESLLTVERSAGER from the coding sequence ATGGCCATCGACTGGAACCTGAGCACCTGCGGTCGGTCGGGCCACGCCACCTACGCGCCGGACGAACCCGAACTGCGCGCCCGGCTGGAGGCGGACACCCCGGCCGGGCACGCCTGGCGCTGCCTGCGCTGCGGGACGTTCGTGCCCGGTGCACCTGCCGGATCGGGGCCGGCCGCCGCCGCCCCTGAGGTACCTCGCGGACGCCTGCTCCGCGACCGGCGGATCATGCGGCTGCTGGCCGCGGAACGGCTGCTGCGGGCGCTGGTGCTCCTGCTGGCCGGGGTGCTGGTGCTGGTCTTCAGGGACCGGATCGGTGCGCTGCGCGCCGGCTACGAGAAGGATCTCGGCCTGCTCGCCCCGCTGGCCGGCCAGCTCGGCTGGAACGTCCAGGACTCCAAGGTGGTCCAGCTCGTCGACCGGGCCTTCACCCTGTCCCCGACGACGCTGGTATGGGTGGGGCTCGCGCTGCTGGCCTACGCCGCGCTGCTCACCGTCGAGTCGGTCGGCCTGTGGCTGGTCCGCCGCTGGGGCGAGTACTTCTCGGTGGTCGCGACCGGGATCTTCCTGCCGCTGGAGATCTACGAGCTGACCGAGCGGGTCACCTGGCTCAAGGTGCTGCTGTTCCTGGTGAACCTGGCCGCCGTGCTCTGGCTGGTGTGGTCCAAGCGGCTGTTCGGCGCGCGCGGCGGGGGAGCGGAGTACCGCCGGGAGCACGAGACCGAGAGCCTGCTGACCGTCGAGCGGTCCGCCGGGGAGCGCTGA